In Hemibagrus wyckioides isolate EC202008001 linkage group LG21, SWU_Hwy_1.0, whole genome shotgun sequence, the following proteins share a genomic window:
- the mkrn2 gene encoding E3 ubiquitin-protein ligase makorin-2 has translation MSTKQVTCRYFLHGVCREGNRCMFSHDLATSKPSTICKFYQKGVCAYGDRCRYDHIKPGGRGSGPPMDHTNRAGSASASVLPSTGPGPPPSAARITKKPIVLRDRALGSESRGQPFSGETAELLDCWDYRDVSQVKPHSYLDAIRSGLESAATASPFPDISHQALLCPYAAAGQCHYGDTCPYLHGDMCEICRLQVLHPHDPVQRAAHEKVCMTAFEKDMEQAFAVQQSQEKVCSICMEVVYEKASPSERRFGILSSCCHTYCLGCIRQWRCAKQFDNKIIKSCPECRVVSEFVIPSMYWVEDQEEKNRLIEEFKSGVSKKPCKYFDQGRGTCPFGGKCFYMHAYPDGTRAEPDKPRKQLSSEGNVRFLNSVRLWDFIEEREHRAVPQYEDEVNDLGELFMQLSGAGEESGTSASH, from the exons atgtcAACAAAACAAGTCACCTGCAG ATACTTCCTTCATGGCGTTTGTCGAGAGGGGAACAGGTGCATGTTTTCACATGATCTGGCAACCAGCAAACCTTCAACAATATGTAAATTTTATCAGAAAGGTGTATGTGCTTATGGAGATAGGTGCAG ATATGACCACATCAAGCCCGGGGGCCGTGGAAGTGGACCTCCCATGGATCACACAAACAGAGCCGGTAGTGCAAGCGCGTCTGTTTTGCCCTCCACGGGACCTGGACCTCCACCAAGCGCCGCAAGAATTACTAAGAAACCAATCGTGCTGAGAGACAGAG CTTTAGGCAGTGAGAGTCGAGGGCAGCCGTTCAGCGGAGAAACCGCAGAGCTTCTAGATTGCTGGGATTACAGAGACGTCTCTCAGGTCAAACCTCATAGCTACCTGGATGCCATCCGCTCAGGGCTAGAGAGTGCAGCCACAGCCAGCCCGTTCCCTGATATATCCCATCAGGCTCTGCTTTGCCCTTATGCAGCTGCCGGCCAGTGTCACTATGGCGACACATGCCCGTATCTCCATGGCGACATGTGTGAAATTTGCCGGTTGCAAGTTTTGCACCCACATGATCCAGTGCAGAGGGCAGCACATGAGAAG GTGTGTATGACTGCCTTTGAGAAGGACATGGAGCAGGCGTTTGCTGTGCAGCAGAGCCAGGAGAAAGTGTGCAGTATCTGCATGGAGGTGGTGTACGAGAAGGCGTCTCCGTCCGAGCGGCGCTTCGGCATCCTGTCCAGCTGCTGCCACACCTACTGCCTCGGCTGCATCCGCCAGTGGCGCTGCGCCAAGCAGTTTGACAACAAGATCATCAA GTCTTGTCCAGAATGCAGGGTGGTGTCTGAATTTGTTATCCCCAGCATGTACTGGGTGGAAGATCAAGAGGAAAAGAATCGTCTCATCGAGGAGTTCAAGTCTGGAGTCAG TAAAAAACCGTGCAAGTATTTTGACCAAGGTAGAGGAACGTGTCCATTCGGAGGGAAATGTTTCTACATGCACGCCTACCCAGATGGAACTCGGGCCGAACCGGACAAGCCTCGAAAGCAGCTCAGCTCCGAAGGAAATGTTCGG ttCTTGAACTCCGTACGACTGTGGGACTTCATCGAGGAACGTGAGCATCGCGCGGTGCCGCAGTACGAAGACGAAGTCAACGACCTGGGCGAACTCTTCATGCAGCTCTCTGGTGCCGGAGAAGAAAGCGGAACCTCAGCATCACACTGA